The stretch of DNA CTGGGAGTGGACGCAGCTCACGGTCAAGGGCATGTACAAGCTGATCACGGTGCAGCTGGCCCCCTCGAACATCGGCGGGCCCATCCAGATCGCCGCGGCGGCCGGAGAGCAGGCGCGCCAGGGGCTGCCGTATCTCACGCTCTTCACGGCCCTGATCAGCGTCAACCTTGCCGTGCTCAACCTCTTGCCCGTGCCGATGCTGGACGGCGGACATCTCCTCTTCTTCGCCTGCGAGGCGGTGCTCGGTCGGCCCATCTCCGTCCGCAAGCGCGAAATCGCCCAGCAGGTCGGCTTCGTGCTCCTGATGATGCTGATGGTGTATGCGGTCTACAACGATCTGTCGCGCCTCGACGTCTTCCACCGGTTCTTCCGCTGACCCGGACGACCATGGGCCAATACCGCTGCCATGTGTTCGTGTGCACCTCCGGGGAGACCTGTCCGCAGCAGGGTGACGTCGAGAAGTACGTCAAGACGCTCCGCGCCGGCGCGGCCGCGGCGGGAAAGCAGGCCGACGTCCGCATCAACAAGGCGGGGTGCTTCTCGCAGTGCGGCCACGGCCCCATGATCGTCGTCTACCCCGAGAATGTCTGGTACGCGGGCGTGCAGGACTCCGATCTCCAGGAGATCCTCGAGTCGCACATCCTGGGCGGCCGTCCCGTCAAGCGCTTGCTCTACGATCCGGGCGTGCCCGGAGCCAACAAAGTTCCGGGCGCCGCGTAGGCCATGCGCTGGACCCGCTCGCTCATCCCGACGCTCAGGGAGGACCCTGCGGACGCCGAGGCCATCAGCCACAAGCTCATGGTCCGCGCGGGGCTCGTCCGCCAGTTGGCCGCCGGCATCTACGTCTACCTGCCCGTGGGCCTGCGCGTCATCGAGAAGGTCAATGCCATCATCCGCGAAGAGATGAACCGCATCGGCGGCCAGGAGCTGACCATGCCGGTGCTGCAGCCCGCGGAGATCTGGCAGCAGTCGGGTCGTTGGGACGCCATCGGCGGCGAGATGTTCCGGCTCAAGGATCGCAACCAGCGCGACATGTGCCTTGGGATGACGCATGAGGAAGTGGTAGCCTGGCTGGCCGCGCGGGAGATCCGCTCCTACCGGGACTTACCGCAGATCTGGTACCAGATCCAGACCAAGGAGCGAGACGAGGCGCGGCCGCGATCTGGCGTGCTCCGCACCCGGGAGTTCCTCATGAAGGACTCTTACACGCTCGACCCCGACCAGGCCGCCCTCGACGTCTCGTACAACGCGCACAAGCAGGCCTACGGTAAGATCTTCGACCGCTGCGGCATCCGCTACGTCGTGGTCGACTCCGATCCCGGCATGATGGGCGGGTCAGGATCGCACGAGTTCATGGCGCCGAGCGCGGCCGGAGAGGACGAGGTCGCCCTCTGCGCCGGCTGCGACTACGCGGCCAATGTCGAGCTGGCCCGCGGCGTGCCGCGATCCGCCTCCCTGCCTGAGGAGGCGGGCCCGCGCGACGTCGCCACTCCCGAGGCCCGGACCATCGCCGAGGTGGCGGCCCAGCTCAAGATCGACCCCGCCTGCACCATCAAGAGCCTGCTCTACATGGCGGGCGACA from Candidatus Methylomirabilota bacterium encodes:
- a CDS encoding (2Fe-2S) ferredoxin domain-containing protein translates to MGQYRCHVFVCTSGETCPQQGDVEKYVKTLRAGAAAAGKQADVRINKAGCFSQCGHGPMIVVYPENVWYAGVQDSDLQEILESHILGGRPVKRLLYDPGVPGANKVPGAA
- a CDS encoding proline--tRNA ligase, translating into MRWTRSLIPTLREDPADAEAISHKLMVRAGLVRQLAAGIYVYLPVGLRVIEKVNAIIREEMNRIGGQELTMPVLQPAEIWQQSGRWDAIGGEMFRLKDRNQRDMCLGMTHEEVVAWLAAREIRSYRDLPQIWYQIQTKERDEARPRSGVLRTREFLMKDSYTLDPDQAALDVSYNAHKQAYGKIFDRCGIRYVVVDSDPGMMGGSGSHEFMAPSAAGEDEVALCAGCDYAANVELARGVPRSASLPEEAGPRDVATPEARTIAEVAAQLKIDPACTIKSLLYMAGDTPVLALVRGDHNLHERKLARALGAEPRPARPEEVRQHLGVSVGSVGPVGLKGGGVRVLADESLKTGRYVVGANRDGFHLVGVRAGKDFGCDWADLQVALPGEGCPRCGKPLQVERVIEVGNIFKLGTKYSMGLNAMYLDEAGQQKPIVMGSYGIGPARIAAAAVEQRHDADGIIWPWAIAPFHVHLIPVAVKDASQMAAAEDIERTLVEAGFDVLMDDRDERAGVKFKDADLLGIPIRVTVGNAFVKEGVVEVRDRATRVDQRVAKAQVVEAARVVEAVQAMG